The Alnus glutinosa chromosome 3, dhAlnGlut1.1, whole genome shotgun sequence nucleotide sequence cgaacaaaaaataattacacaaaatatctacaaatctgaaaggcgtctctgcgaatcacgaggtaccgtcgcGATTGCTGAgcaatgaatggtgtagcgggcgaaggtgtagcgacagtggagtgctggctcagctgtcgtccaacaggcgacaacgtaccaaccgttgtcgaattacctgcaaataatatagacaattaaagtatataatattacttgcaaaattaaaggggtaatgaaaacaaattgaaattaattgtcctatacacaatataaatcatacctgcagatgcactaccaacggacgacgtactacctacgtgtgcaggagaagactgattaccaacacatggtgctggtactcccatggaggacatgaagacctccatctctcgcaagcgctgctctatgccgtcgaactgttgcacgcgctgctccaaccggtcattcctcgctcgctcagcatgtagctccgcttgcatctcttccatcttccgagactgttcggcccaatcccggcacaaagtgatacagacgtcaccctgcagtcggtccatatcttcttgtgatagctttgttgagcatatgcctctaaaaaatgccgaaatctccacaagaggtctaacaactttatcaggcaatgacttacgcagtgcaattggaagaagctgttgcatcagtatgtggctatcgtggctcttcaacccgaaaattgtacggtccttcagccgaacacatcgtgaaatgttcgaggcgtatccgtccgtGGCtcttttgaaagtgtaggattattttatgtagggttttagtttttttttagactgtgtaagtgtttttattttttttattcttttaaagggtttagggttagggtttgttagggtttagggttaggttttatttgtttctttaaaagtgtaggattttgtttttttatttttaagggtttagtgttagggtttaaggtttagggttagggtttttttcctagaaagtgtaggaattttttttttttcggtttagggttagggtatttttttagaaagtgtaggttatttttttttttaaggtttagggtttaggagttagggtttaaggtttagggttagggtttttttcctagaaagtgtaggatttttttttagggtttagggttagggtattttttttagaaagtgtaggtttttttttttttagggtttagggtttagggtttagggtttacggttagggtttgttagggtctagggtctagggttagggtttagggttttaggtttttttttttttaagcgattagggtttagggttttaggtaaaaatttttttttcaagggtttagggtttttttttttttaagcgattagggtttagggtttagggttttaggttttatggtttagggtttagggtttgttagggtctagggtttagggttttaggttttttttttttttagggtttagggtttgttagggtctagggtttagggttttagggtttatggtttagggtttagggtttgttagggtctagggtttagggttttaggtaatttttttttttttaagggtttagggtttaggatttagggtttttttttttttaagcgattagggtttagggtttagggttttagggtttatggtttagggtttagagtttacggttagggtttgttagggtctagggtctagggttagggtttagggttttaggtttttattttttaagggtttagggtttagggttttaggtaaatttttttttttttaagtgtttagggtttacgatttagggttttattttgttttaaagcgattagggtttagggtttagggtttagggtttgttacggtttagggtttagggttaagagttttttttaagaaagtgtaggaatctttttttgtaaggatttaggattagggtttagggttttcgtttttttttccgaaagtgtagtaagtttttttttttttttttaaggggttagggttttattttattctttttataagagtttagggtttgttagggtttagggtttagcagtttaggttttttttagaaagtgtaggatttttttttagggcttagggtttagggtttaaggtaagggtttttttttagaacgtataggattcaaagtttatttaagggtttattattgtgttggttttatggttatgattttaggatataaagtttatatatgcatatgagagaaattttagttttttttttttgagtttttttatccgaagataccaaattcttcttataaatttgtagtctcttcacatgaatagttaacgttaaaaatggaagataaaaaacaaattcgtcgcaattgatgatttatgacgtttgttttaaggttttttttacgaatatgattgtaaatggtggacagtggaatatttgtttttttgttttttttttgccgaaaataccacaatttatatatattagtagcacaatttattttccccacaatttatatatattcatagcacaatatgttgattataattttgtattttaattttactttgccattattgctcacgatcatatttttataaaattaaaatgatagcggatattttttctttttgccacttcataaaaataccaaaattcacaatagcacattaaattcatagtagcacactaaaatatatctcaaatatcctcacatcaagagttttttaaaaaaaaaattaaatataatcaccAATAAATTCCATATTTCCATATTCCATATTTTCCATATTTCCACCAACTAGACAATGATTCAGTAGtaaaaaatcagtaataaaaaatctacaagtatatattccatatttccacaaactagacaatgaaaaaaattagacaaatatcacaaaaaaaattaataaaatatacaaacttatagcaaaaaattcaaaacaaaaataaaaataactcacagtgatttttgtagtgcaagcttgtacgtgtacctggaatttttgacagaaaaaaataaaaaataaaaaaataaagctgaaaatgttagaacatatatgcactgtaaaccgagagagagagagagagagagattgagaagatgagtgagagtgagaggaagTGGAGGGAATACCGGTCCGGACGCGAGGGCTGTGGTGGGCGGGGGACAGTGGcgagagctgagagagagagagagctagagagagagagagagagagagagagagccagtACCGGACAGTACTGGCCGGAACGGGAGGTGAGAGAgctagggagagcgagagagagggagggtcgcCGGCAGAGAGGCACCGGAATGGGCTGTCGCCGGCCAGagctcgacggagagagagagagagagagagagagagagagagagagagagagagagatttacgtaagaaatgggtagcttcctctggaagctacccatttcttttatataaattaaatataaaatataaaatataaaatataaaatataaaatatatttaaaaaagtatataatttgaataatatataatttaaatataatatataatattaaattatatcctccgattggccaggtggcgcgcgggagaattcccgcgcagtacctggccaatcaattggacacgtgtacgtagtacacgtgcccaattggggacgtgtatgtaaatacacgtctccaaatgtcattttttttttatttttttttatatattatatatatatatatttaatatattatatatattttatataaacccatgcaacccagaacgtgtatgcactgcatgtactgcatgtacacattgctaaaccctaagacctaaaactaaaacataaactataaattaaaactaaatataaaccctaaatttaaatcatgacactaagtataagtatatatactatactaccctaaccctaagtatatgtactatatattattttgaattttaaaatggcgGCGCGCGGGAGACGtgtaattaaaatacacgtcccccattgtagaaattgtatgtaattaaaaaaaataataattatatatatatatatatatatatatatatatatatatatataatttaacaacgtaaaaaattgttagggtttagggttttagtttcttagggtttagggtttaaggttaggatttttgtttttagtgttaggaattttttttttagaaagtctaggatatttttgtttaagggtttatggtttagggtttaaggttaggattttagtttttagtgttagggtttctttttttagaaagtgtaggttttttttttcttagggtttagggtttagggttcgttatggtttaaggttagggtttggttttagaaattgtaggattttttttatttatttatttttttttttaaggatctaggattagggtttagggtttagggtttagggttttactttcttagggtttagggtttaagtttatgatttttgtttttagtgttaggaaaaaaattttaacaaagtgtaggatatttttgtttaagggtttagggtttaaggttaggaattttgtttcagtgttagggtttcttaatttagaaagtgtagggtaattatttttttagggtatagggtttaaggtttaaggttaggaattttgtttttagtgttagagtttatttttttagaaagtgtaggatatttttgtttaagggtttagggtttagggtttaaggttaggaattttgttttcgtgttagggtttctttttttagaaagtgtaggatattttgtttttttagggtatagggtttaaggtttaaagttaggaattttgtttttagtgttagggtttctttttttagaaagtgtacgatatttttggggtttagggtttagggtttagggtttaaggttaggacttttgtttttagggtttagggtttttagggtttgaaagtgtagaaatttttaattttttagggtttaggatttaaggtttggggtttagggtaagggtttttttttaagaacgtgtaggattcagagtttatttaagggtttattattgtgttggttttatggttatgattttaggatataaagttttgggatacagtttttgttttgttttaagagttgaatgttctttatttaaaaaacaaaaacaaatacgggtttagggtgtttcttctttttataaaaagggtttattgttccgtgtttagggttagggtgttaggagatttttttaaaaaaaatggtttagggttagggttagggtttttgttttgttatagggtttgggcacgtgtactgagtacacgtgtccaatccgggacgtgtatttaaatacacgtcccgaaatgtatttgcatgcataaatatatatatatatatatatatatatatatatatatatatatatatgtatttatataatttaaccacataaaaaaaaaaatacaaacccatgcagcctgaaatgtatataccgtacatatagctaaataaaaaataaaaactaaaacctaaccataaaattaaactctaaccctaagtgcatagactatatatagctataaactacaatcctaattaatggtacgtattgtatatagtcataaaccctaaacctaatcctcgtgatttaatatatatatttaaaagtatacaataataacacatgaaaaatatattgacattattattcataaaatgtaaaatcaattaaatcataacccatagctttaagtgtatatattatatatacctatacaacataaaaccctaaccctaagtgtatatactatatatagcgataaaccttaaccctaagtatatactatatatagctataaaccataaccctaagtgtatatactatatatagcgataaaccctaaccctaagtatgtatactatatataactataaatcataagtttaagtgtatatactatatatatcggttttatttaattttgaactgctcatgatttaatatatatatatatatatatatttaaaagtgtacaataatgaaacgtgaaaaatatattgacattattattcattaaacgtaaaatcaattaaattataattcatagccctaagtgtatatattatatatacctataaaccctaaaacccaaaccgtaagtgtatatactatatatatcgataaaccataatcctaagtatatatactatatataggtataaaccctagccctaagtgtatatactatatatagctataaaccctaaccctaagggtatgtactatatatagccataaaccctaaatgtatgtactatatgagggactaaactataagtatttaattcattatgtagcgcagaattctaaaaataattgcatttactatatatagccataaataaaaaggttactttatataatttctaaaccgtttacatgcatgcatatctatatatatagtattaattataggttttttaactttgttatgtttaaatttttttttttttgtttctaaacgtagatggtgtacaaaactgaaccctaatttgaactatttggtttaattagatatatagcaccaaatttggttaattatgtatatagtacaatatagtatactatatatatataaataaagaacctaaaaagtataaatttcaaatataaaatttacatatagcatatagttttcaaacttaattttatgtgtataagttatgtacaccgtattttcaaagatttgtatgattaataagataatgagtttaatttttttttttttattttaaaaaattaatacaacactgatttttttttttaaatgtttattttggcaaaaaataccaatttgccacgtgtaaaaatacacgtgtccaagtggacacgcgtatgaaatacacgtgtccaaatggacacgtgtatttaatacgcgtgtccatttggacacgagtataaaatactcgtgtcgaactggacacgtgtcttattacacgtgtccatttggacacgagtataaaatactcgtgtccacttggacacgtgtatttttacacgtgtccagttagacacgagtattttatactcgtgtccaaatggacacgtgtccagttcgacacgagtattttatactcgtgtccaaatggacacgcgtattaaatacacgtgtccatttggacacgtgtatttcatacgcGTGTCCATTTTTGACGcttgcacaatttgacacgtgtcatttgtgacacgtgtcaaatttgacgcgtgtctacagtaacgggtactgtagacacgtgtcaaactgcagcgatttttgtagtgagacAACACTATATTCTCCTCCTAGATAGAAAGGCCTtgcataaaaataacaaaatatgtgtAAGCCAAAATATTTCGGAATTTAAAATTAAGCAACCACATAAACATTCACAAAATATAATGAaaacaataaatcaatcaacacaAGTAATTTTGTGACGAAGTTGAAACTCTTTGAGCAcctcaaagagaaaaatcactccaggaTAGCCAAACCCATAAAATCAATCAACTATAAAAGAATGAGAGATTATAGAATATtcatacttacaaaaaaaaattacaattgacATACCCTTGTACTAGACAAGCGACCCACTTGCCTTCTACCACAATagctctctcaaatactctcgACAAGCCTTCTACTTGATCTCCTTTATCAAAACTCTAATAAGCTTCAGTTGTTGATAAAAGGTTGTGGTTTACGACAAAGACTCTAAAAGAGAAGCAATTGAAAGCATAAAAACATAAGTTTTCTCTCTTAGCACATGAAGAAAAATGCTATTTGTGTCTCTGGAAATATTACCTCCAATCCCATAAAAAATCGTGCTCCAAAAGCCCTTAAATAGACTAGCTAGAGAAAGTAGCCCTTAAATCTTAAAGTCGGTTATccaaaaattgcaaattttttatgcTCAATCGTACAAAATTGCAGACGAGCTATTCTGCCAAAAAATCGCCTACAGCTCAACTGAACGAGATTGCAGACAAGTCATACTGCCAAAAACTGATATGCAAACTCATTCTGACAAGTTTGCACACAAGCCAGTCTATCCAGATTTTCAATCATATATTCACAACCCGTTTTGACACAATAAACATTGAAATTGGAAAATTTTCATGAAACACAAAGTTGTATCACTTTGAGTCATATTTTCAACGCCACCAAGTTTCCTTCAATCGGAGCTCGGAATCAAAatttatgattattttaatcCAACTAAGTCAATGTTGACAACATAAACAAATTTAAGTACTCTTGTCTAGGATAAAATTTTGTAGCGACTTAACCTTGGAGTTAAAACTTACAACCAAACATGTTTTGAAACTAAATTTACTAACACAAAATTTAGTGTCGTAGCTTTGTCCCTAATATGTACATTCTAGGTCTTTTAGGTTCTTGTGGTACGTATCTAATCATATTTTCTATGTCAAAGAGTTGCTTAATGGAATGAAAACGGATCAAAATTTcctgaaattttttaaattagaaaataaaaaaaaaaagaaagaaagaagaaagaaagagcaaGGAAATCCAACATTCCGAGGTGTTCGAACAGATTCTCAAATGGAAAATAAGAAATAGAGATCTCCACGCAATTTTTTTGTCCGAACTACTAGCAATTTAAGCAACAAATATAAGAGAGTCCTTATGAAACCCAAATGTCTAAGGTCTCAAGCATCTCGACCGCTTATTGGTACAAATGGGCTCAATAAAAGACTATTTGTTGtataaattattagcaattcgGACAGCAAATTATTGAAAATCCAAATCCCAAACTGAGATAGGTTCTTGGAActcgaataaaaaaaataataaatgagagACTCCAAGTCTCAAAATGCCTAGACATGCAACTGGTGTAGGATTCATCTATTTGAGTTGAGACTTAAGCCCTCTCTCGAAGAATTTGAGAAGCGTATgccaaaatcaaaaaagaacaaagcttGGCAAAGTTTACaatcaggtttttttttttttttttttttttttttttttttttttttttttttttttcatttcaattcctaaagagtaatgttatatgtaAGACTATTATCTCTTTTATCTCCCCAAATGTGATAtaccttttaaaatcactattaaatttagaATTGATCACTATttgattttgatccaatagtgattttaaaagtcatgccACATTTGAATAGATAAAAATAAGAtattaatcttgcatatagcattattatattcaattttcatAGTAAGAGATAGAGGAGTTActcaataaacaaataaaaaatagaaaacttcaATTAACCCCTAAACTTCTATCACATTTGCAACTACtctataaacttaaaaaattctcaatttagtatatctatttttcaatttttttctatttcaccCATCTGTTAAGAtctttcgttaaatcctaagaTATGGGTGTCAAAACTCCCAAAaaccctcatttttttaagaaaaaaattgcaagatttagatgttggttaggatttaacaaaatttacaaaaatacctatgtttgaatatttgaaaatatatataaaacaacaaaaatattttgaaaattttgataagatttaacaaaaattataacgAATAGGTAAAATTTAaagatagatacactaaataaagatttttttaagtttaagagAATTATTGCAAAAGCAACAACTCAAAGAGATTAAGTGAAAGAGCCcttctacacatcctccccTCATCCCCCCCTCATCACccttttacaataaaaaaatgagtaatgctacacatcatcctcttgtcctctttttatcctctcaaaattgatgtggctcttaaaatcactattggatcaaaattcaatggtaatctatcataaatccaatggtaattttaagagccacatcaattttggggtgacaaaaggaggacaaggggatgatgtgtagcattactctaaaaaaattggtttttattaaaaagttgtctctgatgtgacatcagagacaactttttaatgaaattcaatttttttaaggaaaagagagTGATTAAGGGGGGATGAGTGGAGGATGTTTAGCATTTCCCAATTCTAATTGAAGTTAGTTAGgtgtttgatatattttttttaatagtagtaagaagtgattaatgtgatataaaatataaagaagttttgatttttttttttttaaagaacagtaaaaaatgttattaaaaaatatttgatatgatataaaaagttttaaaaaaaagttaataaaaagtaatttatgtgatataaaaaaaataaaaaaaatgaaatgttttaaatattttttattttttattttttatttttttaaagaaaaaaaatgagaggattGCCAAACAAGTCCCATATTTTAACATCCTAAGCGTCACCCATCAcaaatatttcttaaaaaataaaaataaaaataaatacaattgaGCACGAATTTAGTCCCATGCAGTTACACAATTAAGAATGGAAACCCAAGTGAGAGAAATACCCATTGCATTTCTTTTGAAGCTGaaattacattaattaaaaagaaccAAATACAACAATCCCTTTCAGTACTAGTACTTAATGGGAGTAGTAAAGGTCTTTGATAAAAACTGCATGCATGCCCTAATACAACTAAATAAACAGTACTTCATGATCAGATCGATAAGAAAACACAGCAAAAACAAGCTGGCCATTAAAAGACTCCCAAACTAGTCCTTATTGTACCCCTGCTGCTTATAAGAAGGGGCATCATCCCCAACATCCTCATTATCTTTGCCCATGCCAAAGGTATGCTTCACTGCATCAGCTGCACCTTGCGCCATCTGCTTCACCTGCTCTCCAGTCTTTTGGAGAGCCCCACCGGTCTTCTCCTTCCCGGCCTCGGCCTTCTCCCGCGCTGCTTGGGCCGCTTCCGCCGCCTTTTCCTTGGCCGATTGGGCTGTGCTTGAGGTCTTCTCTTTCACACCTTGGGCTGTCTCATAGGTCTTGTCCTTTCCTTCTTGGGTTTTCTCATGGGTCTTGTCCTTTGCCGCTTCCGCCTTCTCCCTCACTGATCCCATCGTCTGGCCGGTTTTCTCCTGCAGAGTAACAATGAACCAAACAAATTTACagtgaaaaaaattcaattaaaaaaaaaaaaaaagaaaaagaaaaagaaaagacttccATACCTCAGCTCGGCCCTTGGTTTCACCGGTTCTGTAGCTCTGATCACGGGAGGCCATTTTCGATCTTCTGTAAAAGGGATTGCTAATATAACTTGGAGATTTATCTCTTTGTGAAATCTGAGAAAACTTAAGCGTATCAGAAATTGTTGCTTGCGAGTATGGATACGAGGGTCTCTTGCATGGTTGCATGCATATTTGTAGTCGTTTCATGTGCCCTACGTGACGAACACGTGCCCCGCTTTTTGACACGTGTTGTGGCACGTGCCGTGATGAGATTAAGGATGGTAGTTTTGCATTTGCTGCATCGATTTGTAGCTTTTAAATGGATTGGATTGGTGACTCAGCCTATAGAATATCGCCACCTCCTGCCTCAGTTGTTGTAGGGTTACGTGCCTAGCTTACACGTGTCTTTTCTTTAGAATGCCTGCCCTCGGATTTCGAGAGTACAATTTTGTACAAATACACtgcattatttattttgagaatcGTGCGAAAACGACACCGTCACCGACGCATGCTCCAAGCCGACCAAgcccaaaaaattattatattaaaaagaaaatcaaaaacgAAAAATTTCCGGTGCTATGCTAGAGCTACTTGGATAAGAGATTTTGCAACATTTTCAATTGGCTATTATTAATATGAATGTAAAATGTGCAGAATTAAATTGTTTTCTAATTTATTGGTGGACAAAgtactcaaaattattttatatttatgtcacGTCAACatactttttgaaataaaaataaaataaaataaaagaagaaagctATCATTTAGCAaagatagcttttaaaattcataGCTTTTAACTATCATAACtttgtacaatatatatatatatatatatatatatatatatatatatatatatatattcgttaAGATAAATTCCTTTTtgatttgatgtaattttttttatatttttaaatataaaaataaaaaataaagatccTCATTATATACAagatttagggaaaaaaaaaaatgatacacaGGAgaataatgctccgtttgtttcggcgtaaaatgatttccggaaaatgatttcggtattttacggtgtttggtaggggcgaaaataatggtcaacgaaaatcattttcggtttgaccgtaaaaccttctttaatttttggaaaacgatttacggtttttaaaaccgtaaatcgttttccaaaattatattcttcgtccttacacgcacgtttgatatctgactgtccAAATCTTACAATAatcggtcgttcgaaaatagacagtaccggaatccggcatcatcaagttactggaataatgccggcgtcggaatccgaccaccggaatcctgccggctgccggaatccggttgCCGGAACAccgccggccgccggaatccggccatggacagaaacctgccggaacccggcctgatctgaccggatccggccactgatccggccggatctggccgaaatggccgggatccggccggatctgaccggatccggccactgaccccgccggatccggccggatctggccaaaatggccggaatccggccggatctgaccggatccggccactgatcctgccgagatccggccaaaatgaccggatcaggccggatctgaccgggccaGG carries:
- the LOC133865056 gene encoding late embryogenesis abundant protein 2-like, coding for MASRDQSYRTGETKGRAEEKTGQTMGSVREKAEAAKDKTHEKTQEGKDKTYETAQGVKEKTSSTAQSAKEKAAEAAQAAREKAEAGKEKTGGALQKTGEQVKQMAQGAADAVKHTFGMGKDNEDVGDDAPSYKQQGYNKD